GCGAAGCAGATTGCTCTTGATACGATTCCTTTGGTAGCGCCGCAGCCTCAAGTCATTGAGGAAGTGGATAAGAAAGATTACATCCGGCAAAAGATCGTTATCCGAACGGGGCCGCATAGTCTGATGCCTGTCTACATACTTCTCCCTAAGGATCGTCCCGGCCCCTTGCCCGTTGTTCTGGCATTTCATGGGCACGGATATGGCGTCAAAGATATCGTTGGATTGTGGGAAGACGGAAAAGAAAGAGACACGCCCGATGGTTATCATAAGGATTTTGCAGTCGACTTATGCCGGGCTGGATTCGCGGTTGCTGCTCCGGAAATATCATGCTTCGGGGAGCGGCAAACGGACTTTTCCTATTTAAACGAAGTGCCAGGCCAACCTGCCCCAACCACCTGCACGCACTCGTCTATGCTCGCGTTTCACCTCGGTCTCTCCGTCGTCGGAATCCGAGTACATGATGGCCTACGACTGGTTGATTATCTGGAAACAAGAAAGGACATGGATATCAATCGACTCGGCGCGATGGGTATCTCGGGAGGTGGAATGCATACCTTCTTCTCAACTTGCCTTGATAACCGTATCAAAGCATGTGTTGTCAGTGGATATTACTCCACATTTCAGGATAGTATTTTGGGAATGTCGCACTGCGCCTGCAACTTCGTTCCTGGACTAGCGAAGTTTGGAGAAATGTATGATCTTGTTGGCTTGATTGCGCCTCGCCCAATGTTGATAGAAGCTGGCACCTACGATCCGATTTTCCCGATTCGCTCTGTTCGCTCCAGCGTGAAAAAAGCACGCTCAGTTTATAAAGTATTCAATGCCTCAAACCAAATCGTAACAGACTACTTCGAA
The Rubellicoccus peritrichatus DNA segment above includes these coding regions:
- a CDS encoding alpha/beta hydrolase family protein, producing MSKSPSKSKKDLQPATELWSMYHPDQAQYSFNATDAASARKWQTKTRQALAKQIALDTIPLVAPQPQVIEEVDKKDYIRQKIVIRTGPHSLMPVYILLPKDRPGPLPVVLAFHGHGYGVKDIVGLWEDGKERDTPDGYHKDFAVDLCRAGFAVAAPEISCFGERQTDFSYLNEVPGQPAPTTCTHSSMLAFHLGLSVVGIRVHDGLRLVDYLETRKDMDINRLGAMGISGGGMHTFFSTCLDNRIKACVVSGYYSTFQDSILGMSHCACNFVPGLAKFGEMYDLVGLIAPRPMLIEAGTYDPIFPIRSVRSSVKKARSVYKVFNASNQIVTDYFEGRHQISGRKSYDFLKQELV